In Chitinispirillum alkaliphilum, the genomic window AGAGCGCTGTATCCATACTCATCCTATAAAAAGGGACAGTGATATTCGATATGCCCTTGATTTCGGAATGAAGATTTTCGTGGCCGATAATGAAGATGAGCTCCGGAAGTTCATTCCATACAAGGAAAAATGTGAACTTCTTATAAGAATGAGTATACAGAACCCCGGGTGCCTGGTGAACCTGTCACACAAGTTTGGCATGGTACCTGAGCTGACCTTCGATCTGCTGAAGAAGGCCCATGAGCTTGGACTTAATGTCAAGGGCATAAGCTTTCACACGGGAAGTCAGAATGAAAACTCACTGAAGTATATCGAAGCCCTTGAATACTGCAGGGATATTTACAGAATGGCTGCACTAAGTGGAATCTCTCTGGAGATGATTGATATCGGGGGAGGGTTCCCCATATCCTATCTGTCACAGGTTTTGCCACTTGCCAATTTTTGCCAGCCTGTTAATGAATATCTCTCAAGATATTTTTCAAACTACCGTATCATCGCAGAGCCGGGAAGGGTTCTTAGCGGACCCTCGATGTCTCTTGCCACAAAGGTAATCGGCCGTTCAAAGCGAAACGGGGTTTGGTGGTATTACTTGGATGAAGGGATGTATGGCTCGTTTTCGGGTAAAATGTACGATCATGCAGATTATCCCATGTTTGTATCAAGAACGGGGGAGAGGTTTAATTCTGTTCTGGCAGGCCCGACCTGTGATTCAATCGATGTGCTGTACGAAAACATTAGTCTTCCTCTGATGGAGATCGGGGATGTGCTGATTTTTGAGAGCATGGGGGCATATACAAATGCCAGTGCTTCAGATTTCAATGGGTTCCCGAAGGCAAAAATCGTGGTGGTCGAGTGATTAAATTATATTTCATTACAGTCTCAGAAGTGCAGAAGGAGTCAATTATCAGTGAACAGTAAAATACAGCATCCTGTCGTAAATGAAACTTCTCTTTGGATAGAGAACCTTATAAATGGTCTTTCCGGTATGACCATAAAGGCAAGGCATTCGCTGTATTGCGGTTCCAGTCCTTTTCAGAAAATTGAGGTTTATGACACCTATAGTTTTGGACTTGTGCTTTGTTTGGGTGGAACGGTTGTGCTGACTGAAAGGGACAGTGAGCCTTATCATGAGATGATGGTTCATCCGGCCATGCTTATGCACAAAGATCCTAAACGAATCTGCATCATCGGTGGTGGTGATGGAGGGTGCCTTAATGAGGTGCTCAGACATCCCGGTGTTGAGAATGTTGTGGTAGTGGAGATTGATGAGATGGTAAGGGAAACTGTCCAGAATTTCTT contains:
- a CDS encoding Ornithine decarboxylase; translation: MDFTRVSELVMEHGTPSLFLSESRLKNGYRLLEKSLPGVDLYYAVKSNACTEIIDILNSEGSFFDVCSNGEIDIVRGAGIAAERCIHTHPIKRDSDIRYALDFGMKIFVADNEDELRKFIPYKEKCELLIRMSIQNPGCLVNLSHKFGMVPELTFDLLKKAHELGLNVKGISFHTGSQNENSLKYIEALEYCRDIYRMAALSGISLEMIDIGGGFPISYLSQVLPLANFCQPVNEYLSRYFSNYRIIAEPGRVLSGPSMSLATKVIGRSKRNGVWWYYLDEGMYGSFSGKMYDHADYPMFVSRTGERFNSVLAGPTCDSIDVLYENISLPLMEIGDVLIFESMGAYTNASASDFNGFPKAKIVVVE